ATCTTGCCGACAGCCAATAGCGTTTTTCACTTTGAGTTTGATGCTAACAGTGTGGCAAGTGCGACTGTTCTTTGCACCAACAAAAAAACAGAATGTGCTGATGAGTTGGCGCAAAAGGCAGTATCGGATTGGATACAGCATTTGGCTTCTGCATTTGCGTCTATTCCCGTGTTGGTTTGTTTGAATATGCAACGTCAGCATGCGGAACGCCTGATTCAGGCGACAGTTACGATCAATTGGTTTATTCACAATGCAGCATCTTCATTTACGCCACCGGTATTAAATAATGACTGTGGTCATACCGGTATCGGGCGTCGGCAATTCATGGTGCAAACAGTGCTATGAGATCGATTCGAGGATTCACCATACTAGAGTGGATGCTGGCGACGACGATTGGTCTGTTTTTGCTAGCGGGAATTTTCTCGTTGTATGTCGCATCAAGGAACAATACGTATCAACTGCAAACTTATAATGAATTACAGGAAAATGGCCGTCTGGCAATGAATCTGTTATTGCAGGATCTGCGTCAAACCGGCTTTCTTGGGGATTATTCGGGGCAGGGATTACGTCTGAACGACGATGTATCCTCAATGGTTAAATTGATGGCGGGCAATGATTGCCTAGATGAGCGAGGTGAACATGGTGGCACATTTCCTTCCTCAGATGCGGATGGTGTCTTACGTCCTTTTCTTGCTCGGCACACCAATCATAATGGTGTATTAAATGCTGATTTGAGCTGCTTACAACATATTAAATTACAACCAGACAGTGATGTGTTGGCACTCAAACGCGTTATTGGGGCACCGATCAACTCTCCGAATATAACGCTAAATCCACTTCGTATTTATTTGGCAGGTAACGTTAATCAAGCGCTGTTTTTTGCTGGTAAGGATAGTGATCTCCTTGGATTAGTAACACATTTAGTGGGAGCAAAAATTTGGGAGTTTCAACACCATGTTTATTATGTACAGGAAGTAAACGGTATTCCTGAATTAAGACTGATCCAACTGACGGATCAGATGCGAGCCACTTACAGTTTGCCGCTAGTACAAGGTGTTGAGAAAATACGGGTCTTGCTGGCGGTCGATGACTCGATACCTGCAGATGGCATTACCGATAGGTATCTTCCCCCTGAAAAAATCTCTCCGGCGATCTGGAATACTTTTGCGATCACTGGGATCAGATTGTTTCTTCTGGTCCGAGCGCAGGAGCGCTCTCTTGGCTATCGGAATGAGCAAATCTATCAACTTGGTGATTTATCCTTACCGCCATTTAACGACAATTATCAGCGTCTTCTACTGCAATCAAGCGTGCAATTTCGGAATTCCCATGCGGAGATTACACATTAATGTGCCGTGTTCATGAGCAGGGAATGGTGTTGGTGATGGCATTAATTTTGATGTTGCCGCTAACGCTGATGGAGGTATCCGTTATGCAGTGGAGCCGAGAGCAAATGCAAATGAGTGCAGCGACCAGCCATCGATTTAATGAGATCGCTGAAATTGATGCCGGTTTGCAAACCGTTTGGTTACAAAGCGATGTATTGCAAAACATCGCGTCTTTGCCGGTGAATTCCATACTGACATGGACAACCAGCCATAACAGATACCGACTTGACGTTCGTTATGACGCTGCTTGTGGCCGAACGGGTCAGGCTAGTAGTAGTAATGTGCTCCGTCGTTGCCGTTATGCCGATGTTTCGTTACAGAATTCCGCGAGTCCCACTGCAAAGATAGCGGCTGTTACCACGCTCGAACTACCTTTAATTTCATTATCAGGGTTCAGACAAGAATGATGAAAGAACGATGCTTAAATTGGATAGCTATTGTTCTCATGTTTGTGGGAATAGGCCTATCACCGTTCGCGAAGAGTGATGATGTCGCGCTTTGGTCGACGGAAAATCAATTTATGCATCCTTATTCTTTTATGCCGTCCGTTGTCGCTGATGAGCACATTTATCTGTCGATGTTTAACTATCAGTCTGAGCATGGTTGGCAAGGCGAGCTCAAAAAGTTCAAGTTATCAACCGATGGACAGATAACGGATCGCAATGGTGAGCCGGTATTTGACTGCAGCGGAAAATTGCTCAATAACGCGCGTAGCTTCTGGTCATCTTCGGTTGCAAATCAAACAGCTGAGAATGATGTTAACGCCATGCTTGTAGTTAAGGCATCCCGCCAATTGTTAAGCAATACGGGGGATGGGCCTGCGCGATTAAGTTCATTACCTGAAGATATGTTGAATAAGATCCCGCGGTTTCTTGGTGACAGTATGCATAATCAACCTCGGGTACTGGATTATGGTCATCAGCATAAAGGCACTGACCGGCGCTTATTGGTAGCTACGAATGCCGGGATGCTGCATTTATTCAACGATGCAGGCAATACATTGGATGAGGCATGGGCATTTATTCCTGCTGAGTTTTTGTCTCTTGTTACTGCATCGCCGCCAGCTGAATTTCGCACTCATCAGTATGGCTTGGATGGTGAAATCAGCGTGTTTCATGATGATAAAGACAATGATGGCATCATTGAGTCCGATGAAGGTGATAGGCTTTGGGTTTTCTTTGGCTTGCGGCGAGGCGGGCGCAGTTATTATGCCCTGGATTTGACCGACCCCGATCACCCTGTTTTGAAGTGGAAAATAAGCGGCGATGGTCGAGATGGAATGTATAAATTATTGGGTGAAACTTGGTCGACACCACAGCTAGCGTATATCTCTGGCCATGGTTCTGAGAAAAGGCTCATGCTGGTTGTTGGTGGTGGCTACAACCCACAAAAAGATCATGAGTCTGCTCACGCAGCACAACTTGGTCGGGTCATTTATATGATTGATGCGGATTCCGGGGCAAAACTGTTTTCGATTAGTTCTGATGCGGACAGTCTGAATAATTTACAGGCGCCACTAACAGATACCATTCCTGCTGATGTGGCGTTGCTGGATAGTGATCAGGATGGAACGACCGATCGTCTGTATGCCGCGGATACTGGTGGTAATGTTTGGCGTTTGGACATGGTGGGTGATTTTTCTGATTGGCGCATGACTAAACTGGCGGCGTTAGGGCAGGCACAAAATGAAACGATTGCTGGTGTTCGGCAATTTTTTGGGCAACCGGTGATAGTTCGCTCTGTGGTCAGAATGGAAACAGGAAAACACGCGGCTGTAGAGGTGCCTGCGGATTGGGTTTTACTGGGCAGTGGTGATCGCGCACATCCTGATCAACATGATCCGGTACCAAACTACTATTTTGCCTTAGTCGATCGGCAGGTGACCCCGTATAAAAAAGCACCAGCAGCGGCATCAGTGTTAACCGTCGATACTTTGCAAAAGATAAATAACACTGGGTTAGTTGCTGATAAAGCTAATTTTTCGTCAGGTT
This uncultured Tolumonas sp. DNA region includes the following protein-coding sequences:
- a CDS encoding PilC/PilY family type IV pilus protein, with product MHPYSFMPSVVADEHIYLSMFNYQSEHGWQGELKKFKLSTDGQITDRNGEPVFDCSGKLLNNARSFWSSSVANQTAENDVNAMLVVKASRQLLSNTGDGPARLSSLPEDMLNKIPRFLGDSMHNQPRVLDYGHQHKGTDRRLLVATNAGMLHLFNDAGNTLDEAWAFIPAEFLSLVTASPPAEFRTHQYGLDGEISVFHDDKDNDGIIESDEGDRLWVFFGLRRGGRSYYALDLTDPDHPVLKWKISGDGRDGMYKLLGETWSTPQLAYISGHGSEKRLMLVVGGGYNPQKDHESAHAAQLGRVIYMIDADSGAKLFSISSDADSLNNLQAPLTDTIPADVALLDSDQDGTTDRLYAADTGGNVWRLDMVGDFSDWRMTKLAALGQAQNETIAGVRQFFGQPVIVRSVVRMETGKHAAVEVPADWVLLGSGDRAHPDQHDPVPNYYFALVDRQVTPYKKAPAAASVLTVDTLQKINNTGLVADKANFSSGWYVDLKQPQEKVFGNGYVVAGQVWFTSFSPVDSNQSGGASVGMTQLYRLDLQSGLFNNSALGVTQYHDQLLENLGIIYQASAHQLWMTGISADVDDKNGQCSLIGIPLSDAIKPRKISEYQTEY
- a CDS encoding PilW family protein, yielding MRSIRGFTILEWMLATTIGLFLLAGIFSLYVASRNNTYQLQTYNELQENGRLAMNLLLQDLRQTGFLGDYSGQGLRLNDDVSSMVKLMAGNDCLDERGEHGGTFPSSDADGVLRPFLARHTNHNGVLNADLSCLQHIKLQPDSDVLALKRVIGAPINSPNITLNPLRIYLAGNVNQALFFAGKDSDLLGLVTHLVGAKIWEFQHHVYYVQEVNGIPELRLIQLTDQMRATYSLPLVQGVEKIRVLLAVDDSIPADGITDRYLPPEKISPAIWNTFAITGIRLFLLVRAQERSLGYRNEQIYQLGDLSLPPFNDNYQRLLLQSSVQFRNSHAEITH
- the pilV gene encoding type IV pilus modification protein PilV; protein product: MTNKVFEFSIAPSNGFTLIEVMISVVILTVSLLGVAGMYGFAAKFAYESQQHAQAVYTVNDILERLRMDKLVWLNAILPTANSVFHFEFDANSVASATVLCTNKKTECADELAQKAVSDWIQHLASAFASIPVLVCLNMQRQHAERLIQATVTINWFIHNAASSFTPPVLNNDCGHTGIGRRQFMVQTVL
- a CDS encoding pilus assembly PilX N-terminal domain-containing protein — translated: MCRVHEQGMVLVMALILMLPLTLMEVSVMQWSREQMQMSAATSHRFNEIAEIDAGLQTVWLQSDVLQNIASLPVNSILTWTTSHNRYRLDVRYDAACGRTGQASSSNVLRRCRYADVSLQNSASPTAKIAAVTTLELPLISLSGFRQE